In one Gopherus evgoodei ecotype Sinaloan lineage chromosome 1, rGopEvg1_v1.p, whole genome shotgun sequence genomic region, the following are encoded:
- the GDI2 gene encoding rab GDP dissociation inhibitor beta gives MNEEYDVIVLGTGLTECILSGIMSVNGKKVLHMDRNSYYGGESASITPLEDLYKRFNIPGSPPESMGRGRDWNVDLIPKFLMANGQLVKMLLYTEVTRYLDFKVTEGSFVYKGGKIYKVPSTEAEALASSLMGLFEKRRFRKFLVYVANFDENDPRTFEGVDPKKTTMRDVYKKFDLGQDVIDFTGHALALYRTDDYLDQPCQETINRIKLYSESLARYGKSPYLYPLYGLGELPQGFARLSAIYGGTYMLNKPIEEIVIENGKVIGVKSEGEVARCKQLICDPSYVPDRVTKVGLVIRVICILNHPIKNTNDANSCQIIIPQNQVNRKSDIYVCMISSAHNVAAQGKYIAIASTTVETGDPEREIKPALDLLEPIEQKFISISDLFAPTDLGTESQIFISRTYDATTHFETTCDDIKDIYKRMMGSEFDFEEMKRKKNDIYGEQEQQ, from the exons GAATGCATCCTCTCTGGCATCATGTCAGTGAATGGAAAAAAGGTCCTTCACATGGATCGCAACTCTTACTATGGAGGTGAAAGTGCATCTATAACACCGCTGGAGGAT CTTTACAAAAGATTTAACATACCAGGATCTCCACCAGAATCAATGGGCCGAGGAAGAGACTGGAACGTGGACTTAATTCCAAAATTTCTTATGGCTAATG GTCAGTTGGTAAAGATGCTGCTTTACACAGAAGTCACTCGCTACCTAGACTTCAAAGTGACTGAAGGAAGCTTTGTctacaagggaggaaaaatctaCAAAGTTCCTTCGACTGAGGCAGAAGCCCTGGCATCCA GTTTAATGGGCTTGTTTGAGAAACGCCGATTCAGGAAATTCTTAGTGTATGTTGCCAACTTTGATGAAAATGACCCCCGGACTTTTGAAGGTGTTGATCCCAAGAAGACCACCATGAGAGATGTGTATAAAAAGTTTGACCTGGGCCAAGATGTCATAGACTTCACAGGCCATGCCCTTGCACTCTACAGAACTGATGA CTACCTAGACCAGCCATGCCAAGAAACAATCAACAGGATTAAACTTTACAGCGAGTCTCTGGCTAGATATGGTAAAAGCCCTTACCTTTATCCCCTCTATGGCCTTGGAGAGCTGCCCCAGGGATTTGCAAG GCTAAGTGCTATTTACGGAGGCACCTACATGCTGAACAAGCCAATTGAAGAGATTGTGATAGAAAATGGCAAAGTGATTGGTGTGAAATCTGAAGGAGAG GTTGCTCGCTGCAAACAACTCATTTGTGATCCCAGTTATGTCCCAGATCGTGTAACAAAAGTTGGCCTAGTGATTCGAGTCATCTGTATCTTAAACCACCCAATCAAGAACACAAATGATGCCAATTCCTGCCAGATCATCATTCCACAGAATCAGGTCAACCGGAAATCAG ATATCTACGTTTGCATGATCTCCTCTGCACACAACGTGGCAGCGCAAGGGAAGTACATAGCCATTGCTAGTACTACTGTGGAAACAGGCGATCCAGAGAGAGAAATCAAACCTGCCTTAGATCTCTTGGAACCCATTGAACAGAA GTTCATTAGCATCAGTGATCTGTTTGCCCCAACTGACTTGGGAACCGAAAGCCAG ATCTTTATTTCTCGCACCTACGATGCTACTACTCACTTTGAGACGACGTGTGATGACATCAAAGATATTTATAAGAGGATGATGGGATCAGAGTTTGACTTTGAAGAGATGAAACGCAAGAAGAACGATATCTatggggagcaggagcagcagtaa